One Aspergillus oryzae RIB40 DNA, chromosome 2 genomic window carries:
- a CDS encoding MDR family MFS transporter (permeases of the major facilitator superfamily), translating to MDAEKSAVVETSSVSAKSPDSYLSGWQLAAVIFSLFLGVFVVSLDTSIIGVVIPSISSHFHALDDAAWYGSAYLLTITAFQPLMGSMYKFFKVELVFQICLVVFEVGSILCAAATNSAMFIVGRAIAGTGAAGILQGALSIIAITVVLEKRPLYQGIVISVFVISVCVGPVLGGAFTTHGIWRWCFWINVPIGGVTLILLLFVLRIRNAANDNRSLPLKVKLQHMDPIGCVVFIGAVCCLLLALQWGGQTKPWHSATIIGLFVGFGLLSILFVGIQVWRKERALIPLRVLRQRSIWTSGGVLFCLGSATYAVTYYMPYYFQAVQGADAVHSGVDLIAVFIPQMLAVIVTSALVTQWGYYVPYMIVGELICIAGTVLLTRLKVESSTVYWAAALVVHGLGMGLAMQLPYTAVNVVLHEDDVPTGNAIAVFVWQLGGALSIAISQTISLNNILREVPRQIPELSPERVMSWGASNLEVLAPTADALIELRSIWCTSVSHVMIFALACICASVLFTAGMEWLNAKKVANQRREAGGGGGQTGVGLV from the exons ATGGACGCAGAGAAATCAGCTGTTGTGGAAACATCGTCTGTGTCGGCAAAGTCGCCAGATAGCTATCTCTCCGGCTGGCAGCTTGCCGCTGTCATTTTCTCGCTCTTTCTTGGGGTGTTTGTCGTCTCCTTGGATACGAGCATCATCGGAGTGGTTATCCCGTCCATCTCGTCTCATTTCCACGCCCTGGACGATGCTGCCTGGTATGGCAGTGCATATTTACTCACTATTACGGCCTTTCAGCCACTCATGGGAAGCATGTACAAGTTCTTCAAAGTGGAGCTCGTCTTCCAAATTTGCCTTGTGGTGTTTGAAG TGGGCTCAATCCTGTGCGCTGCGGCCACAAACTCGGCCATGTTCATCGTCGGTCGCGCTATTGCTGGCACTGGGGCAGCTGGTATCCTCCAAGGTGCCCTGAGCATTATCGCGATAACGGTTGTCTTGGAGAAGCGACCGCTCTATCAGGGCATCGTGATCAGCGTCTTTGTAATTTCCGTCTGTGTTGGCCCTGTATTGGGTGGCGCCTTTACCACCCACGGTATCTGGCGTTGGTGTTTCTGGAT TAATGTTCCCATCGGCGGTGTGACACTGATTTTGCTTTTATTCGTCCTCCGAATTCGTAATGCCGCGAATGACAACCGATCTCTGCCACTAAAGGTGAAGTTGCAACATATGGATCCTATCGGCTGCGTAGTCTTCATCGGCGCGGTCTGCTGTCTCCTTTTGGCACTTCAATGGGGAGGACAGACGAAGCCTTGGCACTCTGCCACCATCATAGGGCTCTTTGTCGGGTTTGGCCTACTGTCAATACTTTTCGTCGGAATTCAAGTTTGGCGGAAAGAACGGGCGTTAATTCCACTACGTGTCCTCCGTCAGCGGTCGATATGGACGAGCGGAGGGGTGCTCTTTTGCCTAGGCTCGGCCACCTACGCT GTCACGTACTACATGCCGTATTACTTCCAAGCCGTGCAGGGTGCGGATGCTGTCCACAGTGGAGTAGACCTCATCGCGGTGTTTATACCTCAGATGCTCGCCGTAATTGTGACCTCTGCCCTTGTCACTCAATGGGGGTATTAT GTTCCGTACATGATCGTCGGCGAGCTGATCTGCATTGCTGGAACTGTGTTGCTCACCAGGCTCAAGGTTGAGTCGTCCACTGTATATTGGGCGGCCGCTTTGGTTGTTCATGGACTGGGGATGGGACTAGCAATGCAGCTGCCTTACACGGCTGTGAACGTGGTACTACA CGAGGACGACGTCCCGACCGGAAATG CTATCGCTGTGTTTGTATGGCAACTAGGAGG GGCCCTATCAATAGCCATCTCTCAAACAATTTCCCTGAACAACATTCTCCGCGAGGTACCCCGACAGATTCCCGAACTTTCCCCCGAGCGAGTGATGTCTTGGGGCGCGTCAAATCTCGAGGTACTCGCCCCCACTGCCGACGCTTTAATTGAGCTTCGCAGCATCTGGTGCACGTCCGTCTCGCATGTCATGATTTTTGCACTAGCCTGTATTTGTGCGTCTGTGCTTTTTACCGCTGGGATGGAGTGGCTTAATGCCAAGAAGGTTGCAAATCAGAGGCGGGAGGCCGGCGGAGGGGGAGGCCAGACGGGTGTTGGCCTAGTCTAG
- a CDS encoding cytochrome P450 (predicted protein) produces MLQDLIATLASGAQMYWASSGVWMRVVLTVSAIWIFWRIWRFTILPLFRPNEPVELPYWIPCKAPYAKMVEELSLTSSRLCLLTCMMIRTCGKRFGTLEPFSMIIAGDRYYVITSPEDTRPFFADVKAMTTDGFLDRALLAFGCAPERLHTLWQRNTPTKVNPKGKNLIHLTQDLFKHDLVPGPTLNVLLERYQGALDELLSWDRLVGAYPSLVSTQTEAISLYDICADFIANANQIVLFDRALLAIDPDMAVEMRTFTDELWKLVHRSRLVDTTEVTRILRQYSSAFKSYLQLPPEARPNETPVIRTLLETYAELGIHEDDRAAMLVMICWAGDANAYKAAYWVLAYILYDPQLREIIRQETAPAVGPDGKLDWPYLAKRCPRLSSIYHEVLRLTKRDVIVRQVVRDTALAGKRLRKDSIAVIPTCQLHDNPDTYGADAASFNPDRFLKQPGLAQTTFFPYGGGRHYCPGRYFVEMEIYGLVALMLNRYEMDLAWAAPFPRRDESLVTLGISRPVPGDDLHVTLNWKEGNKN; encoded by the exons ATGCTTCAGGATTTAATAGCCACTCTCGCTTCCGGGGCCCAGATGTACTGGGCCTCCAGCGGTGTCTGGATGCGCGTGGTACTGACAGTGTCGGCGATCTGGATTTTCTGGCGGATATGGAGGTTTACAATCCTACCACTTTTCCGGCCTAACGAACCAGTTGAGCTACCATACTGGATCCCCTGTAAGGCCCCCTATGCTAAAATGGTTGAAGAACTATCGCTAACAAGCAGCAGACTTTG TTTGCTGACATGCATGATGATCAGGACATGCGG AAAACGCTTCGGGACACTGGAACCGTTCAGCATGATCATCGCCGGAGATCGATACTACGTCATCACCTCGCCGGAAGACACTCGCCCGTTCTTCGCCGACGTGAAAGCTATGACTACGGACGGATTCCTCGACCGAGCACTACTAGCGTTTGGCTGTGCTCCTGAGCGCCTGCACACGCTGTGGCAGCGAAACACGCCCACCAAAGTCAACCCGAAGGGCAAGAATCTCATCCATTTGACACAAGACTTGTTCAAGCACGACCTAGTTCCTGGACCGACACTTAATGTGCTATTGGAGAGATACCAAGGGGCTCTCGATGAACTACTATCTTGGGACCGCCTAGTGGGCGCCTATCCATCGCTAGTTAGCACGCAGACAGAGGCCATCTCGCTCTACGACATCTGCGCAGACTTTATTGCCAACGCCAACCAGATCGTCCTGTTTGACCGGGCGCTTCTGGCCATCGATCCAGACATGGCAGTCGAGATGCGGACCTTCACAGATGAGCTTTGGAAGCTCGTGCACCGGTCACGATTAGTTGACACCACGGAAGTCACTCGAATCCTGCGCCAGTATAGCTCCGCATTCAAGTCCTACCTGCAGCTGCCACCCGAGGCGCGCCCGAACGAAACGCCTGTGATCCGTACTTTGCTAGAGACATATGCCGAGCTAGGAATCCATGAGGACGACCGTGCCGCCATGCTGGTCATGATTTGCTGGGC CGGCGATGCCAATGCCTACAAAGCTGCGTACTGGGTCCTTGCATATATTCTGTACGACCCCCAGCTGCGGGAAATAATACGTCAGGAAACAGCACCCGCGGTCGGGCCAGACGGCAAGCTGGACTGGCCTTATCTCGCTAAGCGATGCCCACGACTCTCGTCGATCTATCACGAGGTCCTGCGGTTGACCAAGCGCGATGTCATTGTTCGACAGGTCGTCCGTGACACTGCCCTCGCGGGTAAGCGGTTACGGAAAGACAGCATTGCGGTGATACCGACCTGTCAGCTACATGATAACCCCGACACATACGGGGCAGATGCCGCGTCCTTCAATCCCGATCGCTTTCTGAAACAGCCCGGCCTGGCGCAAACCACATTTTTCCCGTATGGTGGGGGACGCCACTACTGCCCGGGTCGCTACtttgtggagatggagatttaTGGTTTGGTGGCACTGATGCTAAATCGATATGAGATGGACCTGGCCTGGGCAGCACCCTTCCCGCGGCGCGACGAAAGCCTGGTCACGTTGGGCATTTCACGGCCGGTTCCGggagatgatcttcatgTTACATTAAATTGGAAGGAGGGGAACAAAAATTAG